The Changchengzhania lutea genomic sequence TGCTAATAACGGACCAACAATCATGATAGACCCTCGTAAACCGCGTCCATCTATCTTGAACTCTTCAGACTCTAAGTACTTTAAATTAACATCATCAGCTTGAAAGGAATAAGATCCCTGTTTGAGCTTCTCAATTTTTACACCCAGTTTTTTAAGTAACTGAATGAGCTTGTTAACATCTACGATGTCTGGAATATTATTGATTGTAACAACGTCTGGAGTGAGAAGTACGGCACATAAAATTTGTAATGCTTCATTTTTGGCACCTTGTGGTTGAATACTTCCTTTTAATTGGTGCCCACCTTCAATTTTAAATGTTCCCATACTGTAATTTAGTAGCGTTTTCTTTGTCGGTTACTCGAAGACTTTTTATGATGGCCTCCTTTTTTAGAGCTGCTTGAACTGTATTTGGTTTTTGTGCGCAATAAGTTGCTTGAATCGGAAAGTTCTTCTTCAGAATTTCGTAAATCTAAAGAGCCATTCGATAATTCATATAAGTGATTATAGATTACAATATCCTCCACAGTATCCTTGTTCCAATTTAAGAAACACTTCTTCATGTGGTTTGCGATCGTATAAACTAAAGCTTCCTTAAGTTCGCCGTCTTCCCAAGTATTAGCAACATCAATCATGGTTTTGATATTGTTTCCGTAGAATCTATATTTTGGAAAATTCTGTGGATATTTTAAAGGTTCCGGTCGTTCTTCTAAAAGCTCTTTAGTAGGTTTGGGATACGGCGAATCTACATCCAATTCAAAATTGGCCATAATAAACAACTGATCCCAAAGCTTGTGCTGAAAATCTGGAACATCTCTTAAATGCGGTTGCATATTACCCATTATCGAGATAATGGCCTTGGCTAATTTATTACGCTCTTCTTTGGATTCTTTTGTTTTAGCGTAATTAATCATTTTTTGCAT encodes the following:
- a CDS encoding DUF4290 domain-containing protein, which gives rise to MIDNLEYNTEREHLIIPEYGRHMQKMINYAKTKESKEERNKLAKAIISIMGNMQPHLRDVPDFQHKLWDQLFIMANFELDVDSPYPKPTKELLEERPEPLKYPQNFPKYRFYGNNIKTMIDVANTWEDGELKEALVYTIANHMKKCFLNWNKDTVEDIVIYNHLYELSNGSLDLRNSEEELSDSSNLLRTKTKYSSSSSKKGGHHKKSSSNRQRKRY